The DNA window TACATGCAGATTTTTCTCATGTTATAGTGGTAGGATGGTATTATCAGATCTTTCAACTGTTATACACAAGGATTCTTCATAAGAGAATCATCCAAATATTTGTTtataataaaaaaatatatactcCAAATACATGAACTGGTGTGGCACACATTCAATCTACAGAAATTAAAATGCTTACATCAACTGAAATAATTTGTCCATCGCAAGGGCATATTGTATTAAAAGATAAAGGAATTTGTGCTTATTCGCTGATAATGAGCTGAAGCAAAAAATGCCCAATACAGCAGCAACTATGCATTGGGACACAGTCACCACCAAAACAGTTTTATCAGTAAATATTAGTGCCCGGCAGGAAGTTGTCTGGCACCTTGATATCATGGTAAAGAAACCCCCTTGTGTTGGATGTACTCCACCCAGGCTATCAGTATGAAATCACCGGGAAGAGATTAGCTTGGTTATGAAAATCCAGAAAATAAGGACTCAAGATTCATTGACATCTTTACCATAGGTATGCTGCCACACGGATAACAAAAATTAACAACAAAATGGATGACACCATAAGAGAGACTTACCATCTAATCCTCCAGTTGAGGATTGGAATAAAAAAATATGTTAAACCGATGATAAAATATGAAACAAAGGAGTCATATCCTTTTATTGGTACTTATTTCCCCCTTGGAGAAGCATGTATAGCATTGACTCATAAGGAAGCCGATGATGCCTTGATTTCATAGATTTCTGATAAACCATGAGATGAAGAAAAATGATCAAGTAGCATATCCTGATGCTAAAAGGGGCACTCTGCCAAGACTAAGACTGACAAATCATATTGCTTGAGCAATGAGCATTCAAACATATTAACACCTAGCTACAAATAACTGCCATGAATCATCAGCTATTCaactttctcttttctttttctaaaaaACTTGCAATAAAAAGGAACATTCAGATCAAATCAAGCTGGaaatcaaaaaagaaaaaaatttaaaaacacAATTTTCCATTTTAGAGCTTAATTGGACAAAATCTCATTCATTATTTTTAGTCTTGTACACATCACATACTACCAACCATTAATTTATCCCCTCACATATAGCAAACTCAGATTGAAAGAACCACCCCATGCCTAAGTTCAGTGATTACAGCTTGTTGCTTTGTTGACTGGGGTTGGCACATGCTACTTTTTAGGCACAAATTGCCTGTTAAAAGCTAGAGTCAGATATGCTCTAGGCACCTGCTCCTTCTTTTGCCTGATCTCCATCTCCTTGTcgacctgcagaagaacacatcGCACCATTGTCTCAGTTCTTGCATCTGAGCAAGATAAACCATAGACTTTCAGTTAGAAGTAGCAAAACTTTTGTTGTCTTTCCTTTTTCCAATCTGAACACCCATCATATCAATTTGAATTATTTGTTGCAGAAATGAACACCGAACCAAAAACCAAAGGCAACAATGAACAATACAATAGTAGACATCTTATGCCTCTGACCTTTTTCGTCCTAAAATCAACAAGAAGTTCAGGAATCACATATCTCCAAAGCAATAGCAATGTCATATGCAGCTAATGGTGCATAAGATAACAAGAGTCTTCAGGCTTCAGAATACGTGAATCTAAATTCTTAAACTATTGAATCCTTAGCAATTCAGTAGAGACTTGACACACAGCGCACAAGAGATCAAGCATAGCATAGCAGGCACAAAAGCTTGAGGCCTGGTTCAAGAATCGAAAACATAGCAGTACCTTGTGTCCACAGCTACGGGGGACAAGCCCGGACGAGGCGACGAACGGGACGAGACCTCGGCCCCGGCACTCTGCTCGGGCAGGCACACTGGGGCACTGCTTGCCCCGGCTACTCTTGTTGTCTTGACCCTCTGCGTCGGTGCTCGATAGATCTGGGGATATTGAAAGGAAATGAAATGGCTGGGAGGAAGAGAGAGATGTCATAGAGAGGATGCGGAGATGGGATGGATACCTGCTCGGGCCCGATGGCGTCGGCTCGGCATAGCCCCCTCTTGACATCGATGAATGCCGATTAATGCCAACGAGGAGCAAGCCGTTGGTGTTGGCGGCGAAGGCAGCGAAGACATCGCCGCCGCTCCAGGCTTCTGTCGCATCGTTGTTCATCGATAGCTAGCAGAGGACAGTGCAAGTCTGACGCATTTGAAGGCCAAGACTCCAGGCTCAGGCCCACGGCCATCAATATCGAATCTGCGGCTTTCGAGGCCGGATCCGGCCAATCCGCTAGCTGGCCTGCGAGAGAGAAGGCGGCTGTTGCGCTGGATAGAGAGGAATGGAGGGAGTGGTGCGCCTAGGACTCGGGCTCGGGCTCATCCCGATGAGGGGCTCCCTGCAAAATCGCTGCAGGGGGTTTCCATAAAAGGGACTTGGTTTCCGAGGAAATTTAGTTTAGGGTTCCATTTGAAAAATATTGCTACATGT is part of the Panicum hallii strain FIL2 chromosome 2, PHallii_v3.1, whole genome shotgun sequence genome and encodes:
- the LOC112879564 gene encoding uncharacterized protein LOC112879564, which produces MRQKPGAAAMSSLPSPPTPTACSSLALIGIHRCQEGAMPSRRHRARADLSSTDAEGQDNKSSRGKQCPSVPARAECRGRGLVPFVASSGLVPRSCGHKVDKEMEIRQKKEQKSMKSRHHRLPYESMLYMLLQGGNKYQ